A single Pygocentrus nattereri isolate fPygNat1 chromosome 28, fPygNat1.pri, whole genome shotgun sequence DNA region contains:
- the fam240a gene encoding protein FAM240B — protein sequence MNAALIHDKLFIKTFWEQKIVKHNQLTENEEQRTKNSALSKLRDEWLMRLESRTKHLKNFGDGHALKTTVVKQIDQE from the exons ATGAATGCGGCACTAATTCATGACAAGCTGTTCATCAAAACATTCTGGGAGCAAAAAATTGTGAAGCATAACCAGCTCACAGAAAATGAGGAACAAAGGACGAAGAACAGCGCTCTGTCAAA GCTCCGTGATGAATGGCTCATGCGACTTGAGAGTCGAACAAAACATCTCAAGAATTTCGGTGATGGACATGCCTTAAAGACAACTGTAGTCAAGCAGATTGATCAAGAATGA